The Gossypium hirsutum isolate 1008001.06 chromosome D07, Gossypium_hirsutum_v2.1, whole genome shotgun sequence genome includes the window agctgtaataggcccaatttgcccggcccataatataaaaaatacataacaaaaaattaaatgtcCAAAAGTCCATATTACAGTGGCCCAACTTAACCTAACCTGGTTGCACAAGCCCAACACCCAATGAGCCCACTAAACTAAGCCCAATTAAAGACTCTAGCCCAAAACTAAAAcaaacagaaaccctagggtttctgagatCTTCAGCGCCGCAGCCAGCAGGCTCCCCTCCGCGCCACATCACCACGCGTCCTCTCCATGTCACAGCTAGCCTCCATACGTCGTACCTACGCAGAAAACGAACAAACAACCAcgcaaaagaaataaaaggacaaaaaaatcgaATAGCAAAATAGTAGAGAAAGTAGATGTGATTTTAttgccatttatttttatttctttttccagaTTCGGTGATATAAAAGCAAAATACTACAATGTAATGAGGGGCTTCTTCTTTTTTAGATAGAGGAagattgaaataaaaacaaaaaaaaatatcaattgatttttttctcaaaaaggtggttcttttttctcatttttttctttcgataTTTGCTTCTTAGCGGTTTATCCTTTTGTTTTTCTAGTCGCATACATACAGATATAACGAAAAGGGGTCAAAGGAAGCGGTGTACCTGGCTTTGCCCACTCCTTCCCAATTAGAGATCGGGCAAAGATCGGAGGCCTTAGTGTGGCCTGGTTGTCGGCGGTGCTCAAGGGGTTAGGGTTAAAACCCTAACAGattccttcttttttttgtttttttaaggaaCTGAAGCAGAAATGATTTTGAaggaaattttttgttttaaataacaaaagggaaacgacgtcgtttcacggCCTATGCTCGCACAGTGACCCGACCCAAGAGAAGGATCCGCACGTTTTCGGCTCAATGGTTTATTTGCGCCATAGATCCTTTtgtgttttgatttgttttaatttaacttttattattattttgatttatacgCTATATTTGATTTTGGTTTCAATTGAATCTGTGTGAATCGACACCGTTTTGAAGATTCTAACCCATATGCCAAAGAGGATTTGCTGGTTAAATTGCTGTACTGGTCCTTTTGATATTAATTGGCtctcattttggtcatttgcgcattattttcaaattcaccttaagatttttgttttaattcaaaatttgtccattgttttgtctttttattgttaaattaactagtttattATCAATTgttattatctttattttttttataataaccctaatttttttatgatttttattattttattatatgttattaccttaagtttttgtatattattatttaacttctacaaatattttattttggacatttatttatatatatattcatttgaatttaaaaaaatcacacaATAGCATTTCATGATcctttcatatatgtatatataaaatttatataaaattattttattgtacatacgtatataatataatgttattaatttcaaataataattttttatgcacaaatattttattccttttaaatttgCTATTCTATCTTacttattttaacttatatattatgactatatatatcattatttacattaagattttttttacttataaatcaaaacatatatcaattttaaaatttattcacctttattttcttacaaattttttctttagaatttacttaaacattttatttttagttccactactaaattgtttgaaatttttatattaattattttttaaattttgtatatatatattttgaatcctgaattcatttttattttattttgtgaatacattttatttccctttttagaTTAATAATTCTTGAATGTTAATGTTAATATTTACATGTGATGTGAAATTATGGTATTTATGCGTATGGTATTTGTTTATTGGTATTCATTTATTATTAGTGTTTATTAACTTATATTGTGGTTTATGAATTATCACCTCGTGTCGTGCATTGTTATTCCATTGTTCTTTATTCGTTCAAAAAGTCGTGTCTAATATGGTTTAATATCAAAACCGATTTATTCAAAAAACTTTCAAGATAATGCAAAGTTTGATATTTGGAATCTTCGAAGGAATTGAGCCCTAGcatattgggttccaattttcctcgttaaatctaaataatcgaagattttctttaatcaaaacacataaataaaagctcattctcaGGAATTCGATACgccgtgtcctaatgtattggacatGACATGTTGATTCCTCgagatgagaatttttaaaataataataaaggtaatattcgatattttggaattttgtgaaatcgagccctaacttactgggttttgattttctcatttgacccaaatgatcaaatatccttctaaaaaatgcataggttttaaaagttaaaagataaatttaattttgaagattaaaaatgttgcgccctaactcactgggtgtgacattttatttctttgaaataagagtgttttatcattcaatttattcaagttaaaagaatcatactttaaaatcttttcaaaatttcgacactaagacattaaacaatcaattcggtgccaattttgggcgtcacgagggtgctaacccttcctcgtgtgtaaccgactcccgaacctatttacTCAAAATTCGCatacctaaaattattttcaaggtgatccgatcacaccacaataaaagatcggtggcgactcccgttttcattttcaaagtcaactcctatttttcaaaaattcaaaaaatggtttcgacaggtcCTTTTACAGATTTTGTTGGctctttttatagccgaataaaaaaaaacagaaatacaATGTTTTTCTTTGTCTCTGCTGCGTTGTTTGCTCTGTTTACAGGTACGTTCGTACGGTGATGTGGCGCGGCGCGTACGGGGGCTGGACGTGGCACGTACGGAGGTGCGCATGGCTAGGGAGAACAGCGCTGGAGGTTGCTGTTGCGGCGCTCATGCTAGGGCTAAATGCCTAGGGTTTCTGGCATTTTCTTCAAATCAGGCCATCGTGTATTGGGCCTGGGGTTTTGGGTATTTTAGGCTGAATTAGGTTTGGGTTAATCTGTATTGGGCCTAAAGTTTGTAAATGGACATTTTAAATGgactatttattattatatatttttatttatttctgatttagGCAAGCAAATTTTGGTTATtacaatatatatagatatttgtGGTTATTGAGCTTTCGAAAACAAACGTAAATGATTGTGGACCAAACTAGAAAAGTTGCTATTATGCCTACTCTTACGAATTTTGAGATGAGTTGCTGTGTTTGGTtgagattttaattttatttcctcTCACTTAATATTTACATGTAAAATTTTgtgaataaatacaaaaatagtgGTTTAGAAATAGAAGGCTCTACAACAAATTAAGAACGTGTTCGTTTCAACATTACAAGAGGTAGACGCCTAAAGGAAAAAAATGACTAACATCAATAATGCATAAGAAAGTGTTCTTTTCACCGTATTGGTTTGTCAGCAGAACATGCCTAATGGCCTTTACGATTTTGCAATTTTTAAGACTTTAATCGTATGTAATATAACATGCATAAGAAAATGAACTTAATTATGGTACAAAATATTGATATTACAGATTATGTTAATCAAAACTCTCTTCTATAGTTAATTGCTTGACAAGGGTACGAAGAAAACTGGTAAGGGACTTTCTGGCACTCCTTATTGTTGCTTCTATTTTTGCCTTACCTTCTTCTCTCACATTTTGGCTTTGTTCTTGACTCGTTTGCACTCTTCGAACAAGTTTACGTAATTCTTGTCAAAGCAACAGAATTGGCAACAATGGCAGTTGTACTTGAAAATATCAACTATCAATGATGCAATATTCTTATGGCTTGCATGTTGGTCTAATGAGCAATGCAACATAGTCAACCGTCTTTCTAATGCCTGAGGTTTAAATCTTTATATGttcgtgtaacacccttaacccatattcgtcactagaatagggttacgaagcattactaaaTAAATGTAACCTCAATCATTCATTTAAAAGCATTTCAATGAATATAGCATAAACCAATATTATACACTTATATCGTCCCTTATTCGGgccttcgaggccttaaaataactttataagtgtttcgagactaaatcgggaacatttaaaacattgaaaaaaaattagaaaaattcaactgtaggggtcacatggctaagacacacgctcgtgtctcaggtcgtgtaacattcgaaatagggacacacagccgtgtcccagcccgtgtccgtgtccgtgtaactctctaacttgggttacacggccaagccacactcccgtgtgccaagccgtgtaactctcaaaatggcttcacacacccgtgtgtcagaCCGTGTGCTAGCTGATTACTCCCTATGCACTCCACATgtgacacacagctgtgtcgcCTAGTCGTGTGTCTCATACGACCAAGTTATACGCCCGTGTATCTAGCCGTGTAGACCTAAAATGTACTTTAATCAACAAATTTACCATTTCTTACTTGCTTGGacaataagcaactcaaaaaccaatTATTTAACCAATCCAAAATATGATCAAACATACTCcaaactagaggtgctcatgggccgagcCGGGTTCGGGCTGGGGCCTAGAAAAAAATTTCCGCCCGTGTCCTAGGCTCGGGCCAGgcccgacccgaaatatgggcctgaaattttgtccaggcctGGCCCTggaaaaaattcctaagcccgagCATGGCCTGacccattttttttaataaacaccaatttttttaaaaaaataaaaaaataaaaaaattattttaaaaatattttaaaaataaaaaaaataaaaaaatatatttattatattcaggCCAAGCCCAGGCCAAAAAAAGTGGTGCTTGAGGCCCGacctgttttctaaacgggcctcatttttttgcccaaacccatattttgagtctatatttttacccgaaccctcccatatttcgggcggcccggcccagcccatgagcacctctactccAAACATGTCAAACCAACCATCTTagatgcctaaccaatgtaccctcattggtaccacaattatatcatcaaaacatatcaataatgcATCATTCAGATCAAAgtttaaaacatgccaaaatcactcAATTTAGCCTAGTTTATAACTACCTAAATATCAAGATTAAGTTCACATACACCTAACAAGCATTGGTTCAAAACTATATGCCAAATTATGGCTTCAAACagaaacatatatttatatactcaAACCAACATTATActtataacttcatttacaatccatccacaaaataactatcaactaAGACACTTTAGGTACATGCCATCACAAAAGGTAAACATAACCACATTTGATGTCGGAattgttgttggatgctgagtcggTGATCAAAAtagaagtacctaacctgcgcacgggaaacaaaaccgtacgctgagtaaaactcagtgatatttctataatctgaacatttAAAGACATAATAATACATGAATGCACAAATTGAATTATTCAATCACACTATTAACTAACCATACCATTACAAgatatcatcatttcaatttcatgcatattaATACATCATTTCATGTTGTACTCAATTTTTCACATGATTTCATACTTCATTTGGCTttaacaaatatctcaattcacaacacttgctatataaatagctttccATATATCAATCAACATTGCATCTATACAATGGCACAACTCATTCCATATCtaattcatgagtacataactcatatatttcatttgttcacaacatttttcacatttcatgtttcaatttattatctcatttccatttcatataccatgccatttcaatatcaaatatagaactttattatttatttacccctattaacacgactcggactcagacggatacacagatccaaccaacacaccagtttggcactcagtgcctcatcggataaatctgaagtaataattTCACCCAGCGTTATATAAATTGACACTCAGTGTCTCTTCGCTTAAACCGAAACAAATTggtacccagtgcctcatcggctcGTAGTTGAAGAAATCCGTGAACTTTTCCTATTCTATGGCATGCCATCAATATTCggctcagcccgatacagttaatagggtctcattttacttttcaaatgcaaccaatatccaattctcgtatttgcacattatcacgtttaaacatatattcatttcaatttccaattaCTCAATACATTCATAACATATGCCAAATCAATCCAATTCAATCAACGatgaattcaattcaattgtaaaacacattAATTCTCACCTCCAAAGCTTACCATATGCAATAATTCAAAATGCAATAATTTACAAATTAGTTCGGGTTATAGAAACACAAATCTGGATTTTGAGCTATTCGACTTCGATTTTATCCTTCCTCTTTTTAGTCGAGAATTCCGGTACgatgttagctacggaattaaaacaattaaaatacatttatacaacacaattcaattccatatcaaatattacaatttttactcaatattttcttaaatttcaatttagtccctaaaccaagactaatttttattcttcacaatttagctctatatttttatactaatttcactttaaactaaatttactcCCTATTTTAAATCTTACccttgaatttcaaaattttcacaatttagttcctattacTCAAAATCAAGAATTAATTTTACTATCTAGTCCTTTTCTATTTCTAActaaaaaatctatcaatttagcccctaatatttaaactattcaacaataataacatccaaaattCTAAGcaataccaaaaattaaaacacGGGTCAGTTAGCCCTAAGTATCtggatttaaaaaatgtaaaaattacaagaaaatggactaaattgactaactaattaaagtttaaaaaattaaaaacccttGGCCGTgcgtttctttctcttttctccctttcttttctttctcaaatttttGCTTGCatttctatttccatttctttattctttcttttattattataacttttattatttttataacctatatacatattaatttcattttattaatcataatatataacttatatatataatacccATTAATGCCGTCCACTACATATATAAAGGTATATTTGCTACTTTAATCCCTCAAttaattttaatctataatttaacttttaccctatatgcgatttagtccttatactataataactcttaattcatgcaatttcacttaaccaaaatctaattaattaCACAACTggctaataaatatttacgagaaCGGAGTCTTGGGAATGCACTTTCCGACAGCCCTGACTATTGGGTTGTTACAGTTCGAGTCGGTTGAGATGCTTTAAGTTGTGTATCTAGTGGACTGCATATCATTAGTAGTTTAACAATCTTCTtggataaataaaacaaaataacagaAAAGCAAATAAAAACCGAACAACAATTCGACTTTTGAGCAATGCAACATATAAGTTGTTCATGCAGGGCAGTGAAGCAATTTGAAGGTGAAGAATTTAGATGAATTTGCTTGCCTAACTAGGCTTGAGCCTCCAATGGTACATATTGATCAAAGCAACTGAGCAACATTTTACTTGGTTTGCTTACCTAAAGATCAAAATCAATACCGCTAACTGAAAATATTTCATTAGTAATTTCAATGTCCTCGCTGATCAACCCATCAAACCATCTATTTGCAATGTTAACAAACTCCTGTGACTGCtgcatgtaaaaaaaaataacacTAATAGTAAGAGAATGTAATTGAACTGCCTTCACTTTCCCTCTCGGCCCTAGTCTTTGCAACCAAAACAAAAAGGCCTTGTCTACAATAACATATTTTCCAACAAACTACTAATAAGCTTTAGAATTATAAAACTTCCCAACCACAACAATCACTGTTTCTCTGGGACATTAGAGAGAGCACTCTTGACTTACTTTCTTTCCCAAAAACCTAATGAAACTTTTAGGCTTAACAGATTtagtgaaaaaataaataaattatggcaCAATCAAAGCCTTGCATTGTTGTTATTCAAATGTATTGTTGTAGAATCATGCGAAACATGTTGAAACATGGGTTCAACGGAGGGCTTTTAGAATGTACTTGGAGGGTGTATTGTCCTACACTCCTCATCATACAGATGTTTTGAATGGAAAAGCCATTTGGTCATGAAAAAGCTCTTGATACGTAATCTAAAATGTAATCGAAGAATGTATTGACCTATTAAAATAACATCATGTGAGTTGCAATGTGACGTTTCTTAGTCTTTACTCTTCAGAGGGAAGCGTTACGTTTTCACCCTACACATTGAGGAACCTTTTCCCGTCTATTTATGACGACCTGAGTGTTGAAGTCACCTGACAAAAATCTagtgaaaatttttcaaaggggTTATATGTGTCAACCTTAATTATTACAAAATTATgcttatgtatatttttaattaaataaacaagttaaTAAAATCAACTCTTCATCTCAAATCATACTTTAAAATCCTTATCTTCTTTTTGAGCGTCTAAAGCGTAGATACAAGTGCCTTGAAGCTATATTGAAATATTGACTACTCCTCATCCAATAAAAAATCCCCGTATTCTATATCCTCCATGTTCTCAACCTTACGTAGGCAAAACCGTTACCATCTTAACCATTAAAACTAAGCTCTCATCTATCATCTGTATCCCACACGAATGCGAGAACCCACCCGTATTGCCTAATGGTGACCACTTATTTTTTACAGTAGGCATGAGATAGGACGAAGTCATTTGATAGAAAGGCAATCACCCCGAAGATTATGACATAACAAAATGCCCAGTAGTGCTCATATAATAAAAGTACCAAATAACTGAAAGCGCAATCCCCCAAAACCAGAGGATCCGCAGGGGAAAGGGCTAGTTTGTCATCCCTAATAAGCAAAAGCAAGCCAAGATTCAggtttttaaagtaaattatagCATCAAAACCAAAGATAACAGGGCAAAACATGCCCCAAATTCTATTTCCGAGTCTACTCAGCATTATCCTCATCCTTAGCATCATATTATCAACTCCAGCAATTTACTCATCATCCTCATCAGAATCAACTCCGGCAGCTGAATTGAGAGCTTTCAACCTATCAATCAACTTGGCTTTCCTTTCCTCATAAGACAGCTTCTTCAGGTTGTACCTATCGTGCACAGACCAACATTACATCAGACTTGAAATTCTTCAAGACAAAAACTTAAATGAACATTCAAATGATAATAACAAAGCCAGTTTAGTGGCAAGAAGTTATATACCTCTTGTGTTCCTTGGGAGGTGGCTTCTCAGATTTCTTGGCTTCTGGATTTGCACGAATAGCAGCATGAACCTTTTTGTAAACTCCCTCCAAGTTGTCTGCCTCAATGCCCCTCTTTATGTACTCACTGAAGTGAGACTGATACTTCTCTGGCTCATCTTCCATCAAAGTCTGTCAACTTGACAAAATGAGACTTTCACACAGATACAACATAAAACATTGTCAAATtaacaccccaaaacccaacCGCCCAAAGAGGAGAGATTCAACACCATTATTACTTTCCTCTAACTACTTAAAATTCTTAAATCTTACCCTCATGTATGATGCAACATGGCCACCATAAATGTATTTGCGATGAACTTCAGGATCAAGTTGCTTACTGTCCTTGTTAAATCCAGCAAACCTCTTCTCACTATGAGGAATATCAATTCCTCCATCCAAAGCTCCCTAAAAGGAAATGCAAAGAATAAATACATGCCAAAGTTAAATATAGAGATGGTATAGGTGGAAATTTTAAAAGCCAAACAATAACTAGGAGTGGCTTTCTTCAGCTGGAAACAGGCAGCAAAGCCATTGatttagaaagaaaaactaaaagaatCCTTGCAGCACAAAAACGAGAACAACATTTCATATGAGCTCCACTATGCACAAAACTACTCACTACCAGAATTTAACAACCTAACCTCAAGACAAGACCATGCTTTATGcacataaaatagaaaaaacaatGAACAAAGTTAGATTCACGACATTTATATCATATAGAAAGGGATTCCAATATACCTTGAGCACACCAAAAACACGATTACCAGTGGTTGTTCTGACAAGACCAACATCTAGGAGAGATCGGAAAGGCCTCCTGCTCTCTCCTGGTTCAACACTGTAGTCCTCCCCAGTTGCCTGTAAGCAAGTGCCAATCATAATTTCGACATACTTATTATCCCTctgaaaaaaaaatgtatatcTTCACACCTCAGAAACCATGGCAAATGCATACCTCAACATTGCCCTCATATTCAGCATCCATCTCCAGCTGCTTCAGTGTTCGGCGAGCCAAAAGGAGTCCAACACAATAAGCTGTGTCCAAAATGTCATTAAGATAATATCCTCAAACAGAAGAAAAAGATCACCTTAACATCTAGTAAAGTAAATCCCACCTGCTGCATAATTTGTAAGGCCAACTTCAAGTCCATAGTGAGGAAGCTCATGTCCATAAGCTGCTGCAAGAACTATATCACCAGAAATACTAGCATGTATGATTTGTGCAATTATATCCTTGTTGGTCTAATAAATATGTTAAGGTTAAAGTATCAACTAGAAACCCATAAAAGAACAAATAATCACATTTTGAATTAACCAAGGTATTTCAGCACATTCAGCAGCCTATATGTCTAAACAGTATACCCTCAACCCAAACAGAAATTATTCActataaataacataaacaagTGCTGCTTGGGATAGACAATGCAAACAAAATGATGAGGGAAAAAATAAGTCAGAAATAGGATACAAATCGTGCAACCAAACGATATTTTGGGGTGTTGTATTTGTTCTTGTCCTGATTAATAAGACGATTCCTGGCCCGATAATCCGTCTTGCCCTCTACAAGATTAAAACAATTATTACAACATCAAAACAGTAAGTGTGATCCTATACAGATATAGGCCTAATTATAGTACCTCGCCTTCTCTTGAACTTAACTTGATATCTCTTGAAATAAGCCTTGGTCTTTTGAGCTTTAACGAAAGGCTGTAGCATAAAACTAACAAACTCAGTAAACGAAGAAAGCATatataataaagaaagaaaataattggTAGTAATCTAAGACAATATTTCCTTCCACAAACAcatgtttaatatattttacgAATGTGAAAAACTAAAACAAGACTAACAACCAAATATTAcctaaatttattcaataaaaggAACTTACAACCTTAAGCCTTTTAACTTCTCGCTGCTGACTTTGAATCTCAGGACAGCTTATCAGCGagaaggaaaatgaaataaaagtagaaaaaaataatgcaaatgaaatttgaaattagtTAAACTCCATAAAACCTTCGAGTTTACAGCGAAATATCAAAACTGCTTAATATACACTTAAACTACAAAGAACCTTCGAGTTAACAGCAGAAAATCAGATACTGCTTAAAACACACTTGATTCTGTTACAGGCAACAAAACAACAGATTTTATAATTGATTCTATTGATCCTTTTCTCGAACAAAATTGTGCAAAGATCTGACATTATAAACTGGAGATAAATAACATATACAATGAGATCTAGAATGCAAAATGCGAAGCTAAACTATGGTGttaattagaagaaaaaaaacaaaaacggaAAACGATTGTGAAGAGAGTATTACCATGGCTTTCACCCTGGTTTTTTTAAGCGGCCGAGTCTTGTGGCTCTGCCAAGAGAGAAGGTGTTATATTTCTAAAACCCTAGCGAGACTTTATATCGGTAAATCAACGGCCACGattgattttcttggtttttttttattattgaccCACGTTAGGTTTAATGGCTTTTATATTGTTTAAATTACATTCTTATCTTTAAAAAGTTATGATATGatcttaatattattaatttatcattttttattaccGAGTCTGTTAATTATATAATGCAAACTgatataattatttcaaataaaattttttaatacttttcgaaaacaaatttttttttaaaaaaattccctTTATTTTCCCctctctttcttctcttttctttcactttttcatAACCCTACTCatatttagatttaaaaaaaaaattacaatggaATGATTGTTTATTTGTCTATCATTATTATAAACTATTGATTAAGTTGGTATCACgggttaattaaatattaattcagTTGAGAAAAGATAAAAGAATACTCTCACTTTATAAagtaatttgtattattttaagagtgtttttgttaaattatatctttcatacaaaaaatatatccacataataaaatttgaactcATACTTCCTTAGTTTTCCACATTTATATATCATAACTCAACCAAAGtctcatttattatttatattaatattttataaatatagtcAACCTTCTCTATAATATCTACTCGCTAAAATAGCATTTCAGCATTTCATTATCACAtagggcgaagccagaaaatttttttaggagatgaaattaaattataaattttacaatagtaaaaatgtaatttcaccaattaaatatactatatttttataacttttaatggattaaatcaaaattctaaaaactttaaagggcataaatagaatattttccattttaggaGGATCGGGGCACCTGCCAACCCCTTAGATACGCCACTGCTATCAAAACCAAATTTTAgtagaattaattttttatattttattttaactctCTATAACAATTTTCACTCATAACAATAACATTCATTGTTATAAAGtacactttttattaaattaattctctATAATAACATATTGtctaaatttttaagtaaaattataactatttcatataagcaagcttattaattatcatttattaaataaatatgatcttaattaatatattatttctataaaatgattaaatttcatgtgagaaaaatctattaatcttatcttattaaatgaaaaataattttcaaatgagtagaattaaagatatcaatttaataaactattaagttctttaattaaatattctctatgaatttggaacatcataaatttataaattgattacttgaatttaGCGACtcgtgattaattaattaattaaatttgataactcatattgattaattaaacttgttagatttataaactttataatTAACCATGTGGAAGAATGTAAAACAAGAATATGCATAAAAACAACAATGCATGCACCTGTTATAAGTCTTgtaattttgttgatttgattctcaCTTTCATTATTTTTTGAACATAATTCTTACTTTCTTTACTTAATGGAAATTCACAATATGAATTCTATGTCAAGTTTACAATGATAATCTCCCTATAACAACATGCTATTATAGGTGTATAATAACCATCTCTCTATAACAGACAAAATCTGTGTAGACAAATGAGATTGTTATAGAGAGGGTTGACTgtatatttgttacataattttGTAGTTTTTTGACACTAGGATATCCATCACCGGTAACAAGGACTAATCCCCTCGCCGCGATTACTCTTTGAAAAGGCAAACCACTGGCTTT containing:
- the LOC107954724 gene encoding 60S ribosomal protein L5 gives rise to the protein MPFVKAQKTKAYFKRYQVKFKRRREGKTDYRARNRLINQDKNKYNTPKYRLVARFTNKDIIAQIIHASISGDIVLAAAYGHELPHYGLEVGLTNYAAAYCVGLLLARRTLKQLEMDAEYEGNVEATGEDYSVEPGESRRPFRSLLDVGLVRTTTGNRVFGVLKGALDGGIDIPHSEKRFAGFNKDSKQLDPEVHRKYIYGGHVASYMRTLMEDEPEKYQSHFSEYIKRGIEADNLEGVYKKVHAAIRANPEAKKSEKPPPKEHKRYNLKKLSYEERKAKLIDRLKALNSAAGVDSDEDDE